TCACAGTAGACAATGCTTTGTTGGTGTTCTCGATCGAAGGAGTCAAGAAGTCGCCTTTCTGATTCTGCACTGCTGCAACTGCGACGTTGTTCTTCTTCGCATAAGAATATTCGACATAGCCGATCGAACCTGGTGTTCTCTGTACCAACGCTGCAACTCCAGGATTTCCTCGACCTCTGAGCGGATTCGTTGTCCACTTTGGAGCCGTTCCCACACCGACGCGACCCTTAAAGTAAGGACTCACCGCACTAAGATGATTTGTGAAAATAAACGTTGTGCCGCTACTATCGGCTCTCACCACCGTTTTAATGTCTGAATTCGGCAGATTCACTCCAGGATTGTCTTTGGCAATTCTCTGATCGTTCCACTTGGTAATTCGCCCTGCGAAAATTTCGGGTAACACTTCCCGCGAAAGTTTCAGGCTATTGACACCGGGAACATTATAAATTGGTGTGACTGCGCCGCCTGCTGTCGGAACCAAAATGACACCGCGACTAACTTTCGCCATGTCCTCGTCGGTCATTGCGGCATCACTGCCACCGAAGTCAATCACATTTGCCAGCATCTGGCGGATTCCACCGCCGCTTCCGATCGCTTGATAGTTGACCGTAATGTTCGGCTCTTTTTTCTTAAATTCCGAGATGTAGCGCTCATACAACAGTGCCGGGAACGTTGCGCCTGCACCGTTAATTGTGGCTCTGGACTGAGCGATCGCCGATAGAACTGGGGAAAGCGCGATCGCAGTTGCCACAAACAGCGCGATCGCTCCACGGCGGAGAGCTTTTCTAGAGAGTGTCATGGTGTCCTCGTCCTTGCGCGATCAAGTGTCGATTGAAGTAACAAAAACAACCCTACAACTCTGGCAGTTAAATGAAGGCAAACAGAACGATAACAGAAAATTAAATCTAGTTAAAAGTTAGGTTAATAAAAATGCAACACTACTCGCAATAGCGGAGTGATACCAGTGATACTACAAAAAGCTCGGCTAAAAAATCCGTTTTAGGACAGAGTTTGATATGATGACACTGTTGCTTTTGCATTCTGGTAGAACAAGCAAAAATGGCACTTTAAATATGTAGGCATCTTTTGGATTTAGATCTCATACCGAATTAAACATAGATTGCGACAGATCATATTCAAAGTCCCCCAGCATGGGGAATTTAGGGGGCGAGAATCTGTCGCATCCACAAATCAATCTGGTATCACAGCAGAAATGCTTCGGACACAAATTGCGATCCAAGTTTAGAAAAGCGAGAACATCTCATCCTGCCCTTAGTTCATGCGCCATCCGACCTTATGATAAAGACGCTCTCGATCCCGTCCCTTCCTCAACTTCCGGCAGCCGTTCGCAGCTTTATTCGACCAATGCTGTTTGCAGCATTAGGATTACACGCGATCGTCCTGTTTATGCCGTTTCCCAAAGCCAGCGAAAAGCCACCCGAAGACAAGGAAGCTCCGGTTAAAATTACGCAACTGCCCACGACAAAAGCTAACACGACAAAAACTCCGAAAATCGCGGCTGCAAAACCAAGTGGACCTGCGCTTCCGAAAATTAATCGACCCAATACTAATCCAATCGTTCAGAAATCAGCCAGCGAGTTGCCCCAGCCGCAAGCAACAGCCGAAGCACCCCCAACGGAAACCAGAGCCTCAACCAAAGCAGACACCGCAACGGCTGCCGACTTTCCACACTACAATCCCTCGACTCCGAACTGTTTCGGTCTAGGGCTGGGTGAAAACTGCCGGGTTGCGACGGCGAATTTGTCTACGGTTGCAGCATTCTATCTTTCTGCACCGAAGGCGAAAGGATTTACCTTAACTCCAGACGAAGAGAGCGCTGACAAAAAGATCTATACCGTCACGACTCCCGACAAGAAAACGCTATTTCTGCATCTATTCAAGGATGAGCCGACTACTGTTGTGCTTGTGAGTGACGGTAAAGTTGCAGATTTGGCAACGCTAAAAGGATCAGTCAATATTCCTGAAGATTATTACAATCTGATTACCGAGCTTGCACCCCAAGTCGATCGCTCTGACAATCCTGAAACGAATGCTAGACCCGAACACTTTGCAAATCCGCAACTGTTCTTCAAAGTGTTGAATGAAGCGGATTTGCAGAGCGGAGCTATTCCAGAAACGCGATCGGGGATTGATGGCAGTCCGACTCTGATTCTGGGTCAGGCACCGGAGGTATTCTATAACACGATTTCGACCGCAGGACTGGCTGGAACGTTTCAAGTCACGCCAAAAGGTCAGTACGGCGGCGGCAAGCTTTATGAGCTGAAAAAAGACAACATCACGTTCTACATGAATTTGGTTCCGACTAAAGATCAAGGCGGAACGATCGTTGTAACGTGGTTAAAAAATCCGGCCAGTTAATAGAACCAGTTAATAAAATAATAAAAGGGGAAATACAAAACGTGTTTCCCCTTTCTCTACGACGATTACTCGATCGCTAACGAAACGCGATCGCCTCCAACATCCCGCAGCACTCCCAACGTTTTCACAACCTGTTCATACGACAAAGATTTATCGGCTTTCAAAACGATCGTTCCTTTCGGATTCTTTTGAAAGTACGAAACGACTTGTTCAGCCATTTGCGTTTCTGTCACTGTACCTTGATTGATTTCGACTTGACCTGTTCTCGTTACTCCAATCACTAACGGATCAGCAGGTGCTTCTTTGTTCGCGCCTTTTTCCGAACTCGGTAGCGTTGCATCTACCGATTGAAAATTCGTCAACGTCATCGACACGATAATAAAAAACGTCAGAATCGTCATAATCACGTCCATCATCGGCACGAGATTGACTTCTGGCATTTGCGATCCTTTGTGCTGATTCTTGAATCTCATAATCTACCTTAAACTGGGAGTCCAGTCGAATCGGTCTGCTGAGAACGCCCCGCCATTTCTACTCGCGCAAGCTCATTCATCGCAGGTTCGTACCAATATTGACGATAAATCAATTCCAACTCGCTGCCAACCTTAGAAAAATAGTCGATTTGTTTGGCTTGCAGCGTCACCGAGACTCGGAAGATACAGAGCGCGATGATTGCCACGACCATACCGCCCGCCGTAGTCGTTAAGGCTTCTCCGATTCCGGCGGCGGCTTTTGTGGTGGATTCGGCAGAAGCAGCCCCACCGCCTACATTTAAGTTGGCAAAGGTAATCATCAGACCGGTCACGGTTCCCAACAGTCCGAGCAGTGGCGCGATCGCGATCGTACTCTCAAGCAATTTATCGCCTTTTCGCATTTTGGCAAACTCTTCATCGCCTGCGGTTTCGAGGGCGAGGCGAAAAGTTTCGGGAGTTGGTTGATTCAGCTTGAGCGGAGCCAGCAAAAAGCGTCCGATCGGCGACTCAGACCGTTCTGCGATCGTTCGTGCGTCAACTAAGCTATATTTCGCGGCTTCTAGAACATCGTGGGCAAGCTTCGCCTCAGTCCGCAGTAAAGGAATCCAAAACGTCGATCGTTCAAACGCACAAGCAAACGTTGCAACAGACAAGCCGACGAGCGGGATCATGATCGGCCCGCCTTTTGCAAGAACTTCGTAGAGATTAGACATAACGTACTGAACTGGCGTACTGAACTGATCCGGGAAAGTTGTCAAAGAAATGCAGATTGTCGAACAAAGTGAACTTCTCGCGTGAAGGCTCGATCGAATTTGATGAACGCTTGAGATTCACGTAAGAGATCTAATCAACACAAAGCAAACTCCTGTTTAGCTTATCGGAAACATCCGTTCAACCAGGTTAAGGCAGCGTAATGAACAATCGAAATTCTAGTTAAGAACAATAAAAAATAACGTTGCGTGAATACAACGGCGTTAAATCGAAGAATGACAAGGTTAGCGATCGCATATCTCCTGCTGAAGTAGCACTGCTTCACTCGCATCCGTTTCCGCAAGTCAATATCAAGACTGTCTAACAGATCAATCATAACGACGTGGAGTATAGACCCAAACGCCGCCGTCTGCACGATCGATCACTCGCGTCTTGCTTGATCCAATCAAAATCACGGTTCTCATATCGGCATCGTCGATCGCTAAATCTCCCAGTTTTTTTACCTGAGTTTGTTGTCCGGGTCTACCGAGATTTCGAGCAAGAACTATCGGAGTATCAGGCGATCGAGAGTTCAGCAATAAAGCTTTTGCTTTCTCAAGCTGCCAAGTACGCGTTTTAGAAACGGGATTGTAAAAGGCGATCGCAAAGTCTGCTTGAGCGGCGGCAGCGATGCGATCAGCGATCGTTTCCCAAGGTTTGAGAATGTCTGAGAGCGAAATCGCACAGAAATCATGTCCCAACGGTGCGCCCACTTGAGCGGCTGCCGCTTGCATCGCCGAAATTCCGGGGCAAACTTGAAGGTCGATCGCGCTCCAGTCCGGTTTCTGGTCGCGCTCTAGAACCTCAAACACTGCTGCCGCCATTGCATAAATGCCCGGATCGCCGGATGACACCATCACAACCGATCGCCCCTCTGCTGCCAAATCTAGCGCCAGTGCTGCTCGCTCTAGCTCTTCACGGTTATCAAAGACATGAAGGCGCTGTGCTGTGCGGAGCGGTTCGACCAAGTTCAAATAGGTTTGATAACCGATCCAATCAGTCGCCGATCGCAGCACTTCTTTAACTTGAGGAGACATCCACTCGGCTGAGCCGGGACCTGTGCCAACAATGGCAAGCCGTTTGATTGAAGTTCGCTGATAAACCAAACAATCTGCGCGACCTGCGCTGCCCTTCGGCTCCGCTGAGCCGTCCCCTTGTTCTGTAATTTTGATGGTTAATCGGGCATCAGGCGCGATCGGTAGCTGACTCTCCACCAGCCAAGGCGCATCGCCCTCAATCTTAACGGTCGCTCCTGCGAGTAAATCCGCTAGAAAAGTTTTTGCATCATCAGGATTGAGCAAGCGATATTCCTTGGGTGGAGCGAGCAATGCCGTGCGAAATCGAATGTCTCCGCTCGTGGTGATTGCGGGCGCAACTTCAAAAATTGCAGCAATTTGACGCGCTAGATCATTCACGCCCTGCAAGCCACCCAGTAAGGGAACCACTGCGCTACCATCTTCTGCGATCGCAAGCACAGGTGGTTCTTGCCATTTATTGTTTAACAGAGGTGCAACGGTGCGAATCAAGATTCCCGCAGCACAAATTCCCACGATCGCAGTCCCTTGACTGAACAATTCGCGCACGGTTTCCCCGAACTGAGTAAAGGCGCGATCGGCTCCATGAGTCCGATGTTCTAAGCCGTACAAAGTTGCATTCGGGAAAGTATTCACAATCTGACGAGCGATCGGAATACTGGCTTGACTCAAGACAATTACTGCGATCGTAGAAGAAGTTAAGGCTGCCATTGACTCGGAATTACAATCATTGAGAAATAAGGAACTTCAGCCGGATTCATTTGATCAATCGGCACAACGCGCTGATCGGGCATGGTTGCACGTTCAATGTATTTGGCACGATCGTACAGTCCCAACTGTTTCAGCACACTGACAACTTTATTGAAGTGCTTACCCAGTTTGATGATTGCAGCAGCATCAGCGACTGATAACCGCGATGCTAACTCTTCTTCAGGAAGAATGGCAGAGACCACCATAAACACATCATTGCGGTAAGTTAAAGGCGTTCCTAAAATCGCTGGGCTTGCCATCACACAAGACACACCCGGAATCACCTCAGTTTGAAATCGATCGGACAAGCGATTGTACAGATACATAAACGATCCAAAAAAGAATGGATCACCTTCACACAGAACCGCCACATCACGCCCTGCTTCTAGATGTTCTGCCAGCGTTTCTGCGGCTTTATCGTAGTAAGGCTGTGCTGATTCTTCGAGCTTAAACGGAAAATACATCGGCACTTCGATTTGTTCGGGTCGGAGATATTCCGCCACGATCGATCGTGCCAATTTGCGCCCACTATCTGACATCGGGTAAGCCACGACTGAGGACGATCGCAGCACCCGAAACGCTTTCATTGTCAGTAGTTCTGGATCTCCAGGGCCAATGCCAATGCCATAAAGCCGACCTGTCATATTTATATCTCCTCTTGTTTTGCTAAAGCATTTACCGCTGCCGCTGCGATCGCGCTTCCACCCCGCCGCCCGTGCAGCGTGATAAACGGGACACCCCGACTATTTGCCGCAAGTTCCGCCTTTGACTCTGCGGCCCCGACAAATCCCACCGGAAACCCTAAAATCAGCGCGGGCTTTGGCGCACCTTCGTCTAACAACTCCAGCAACCGAAACAACGCTGTCGGAGCATTGCCGATCGCTACGACTGCTCCACCCAATATGGGTTTCCAAAGTTCCAAAGCGGCAGCCGATCGCGTGTTGTTAATCGATCGTGCAAGTTCTGGAACCATCGAATCATTGAGCGTACAGACTACCTGATTATCTACAGGTAAGCGTTTGCGGGTCACGCCATTTGCCACCATCTGAGCATCACACAGAATCGGAGCACCGAGCGCAAGCGCCGATCGCCCCACTTCCACTGCATCCGGAGAAGCCTCGATATCTTCAGCCAAATCAGTCATCCCGCAAGCATGAATTAACCGGACTGCGACATGAGCCAGATCAGCAGGTAAGCGATCGAGTCGAGCTTCTGCGCGAATAATGGCAAAGGATTTGCGGTAGATATCGTCACCGTTACGAATGTAATCAATCATGTAGCGTGTTAATTAACTCTACGATCGTCGAAAGTTCACTTGCGAGAATCGGACGATCGCTGAGGGGTCGATCGCCTGCAAACAAAGCATAAGCTTCAGAGCCTTGCACAGTTGTTCCCAGCAGAGTAAATTCTGCGGGGCTGGGTTGAGCGCATCGTTTTGGGCAGCCAGTAACATGAATGTTAACAGGATGGTTTAATTGGTCGATCAAGGTTAATGCGTGGGCTTGAGTGTGAGTTTCTGAGGCTGCACAGCCTGGTTTTCCAGCACAGGCAACCACTGTAGAATTGATCAAATCGGTGGAAAGCTCAAGCGCTGCGATCGCGTCGAGCACCGTTGCTGTCTGGTCGATCGCCACGTCGGGAAGCAAAATAGACTGCCAGGGGGTGAGCCGCAATTCTCCAGAACCGTAAGTTTCCGCCAGTTGAATCAAGCCTCGAAGCTGAGCGATCGTCATCCATCCCAGTTTGAGCGCAATTCCAATATAAGCCCGTCCGGGTTGGCGCTGCGGTTGAATGCCTAAATACTGCGTTAGCTCTGCTGCACTTCGTGTTCGAGCAGGCGAAATCGAAGCATCTGAATCATGCTCAAACTGAAACGGAACGCGCTCAAGATACGATTCAATCCCCCAATCTTTTAATAAATCACGCAGACGCGGCTTTTTCTGACTTTGGGACTGCTGCACATAAGCGAGATACGGTTGCGTCAGCGCTGAGATTGCTGCCACACAATCTGACTTTTTGATTAGCACACCTGTCTCATAGAATCGCCGATTGCTCCCCAGCGTCAACTTAAATCGATCGTCTGTCACGGCTGAAAGTTGAATTTCATTGTACCGATGCTGCCAAGCTGATTTGGATCTCGCCCCAATCCCGATCGCTCCACCACCATCAATTCCAATACTAAATTTAGGCGGCAGTCCGATCAATTCGGGCGTGTTCTGAAGATCAGTATCAATTGCCTGAACTAGCGATCGCACATCGATTAACTCTGCTGGATCAATTCCTGCCGTTGGGCTTGCCATGATATTTCTGAGGTGATCCAGGTGTGGATTCTGAGATGCAAGTCCGACCGATTGCAGCGTGCTAAACACTTCGGGACTTGGAATCGATCGCAGCGCTCGAAACTGAAGATTCGCGCGGTTCGTCACTTGAACCCTGGAAGTCTGCCAGCGATCGGCAATTTCGACGATCGCAATTGCTTGATCACGACTTATACAACCGCCCGGAACGCGAATCCGAATCAACGTTCCGTCTTGAGCAGCGGTGCCATAAAACAAGCCTGGACAGGGATTTGATGCAGCCAACCAACTCATGAATATGCCCCTTCTCCGTGGGTCGCAGAGAATTAAACAGACTGCTCAAGACTGGCATTCTGACTCGAACCCTTGTTCATCACAGTTGCGCCACAGTGCCGGAATCTGACCGGACTTTCCCAATCCTAAGCCAATGCAGCATATCACACTCAATTCACTCGCATTCTGATCGTTACCTCTTTCTTAAGAAAACTGAAAATTGACAAATTTAGAAGTTTTTACAGATTGTAACGATCGCGATCGTTGTTTTTCAATTCATAGTTGCGTTCATTTGTAAACTCTCTACTCAGCGATCCCAATTTCTAACTCTTGCTAGAGGAGTACAGCGATTCTGCTGGGGATACTTATTGTAGGGCGCAATCAAAAAGTGACGCTAAAAACAGGTTTCTTGTTTCGTCACCTTCAAAAAGCCTGATTTGTAATAAGTGAGTTTGCTATGTGTTTCTCTCTGATCCCCATCCCGTTTTTGCACTTCTAGTTCGCCTTTGTACAGCTCTAAACAATTATTTTTCACG
The genomic region above belongs to Cyanobacteria bacterium FACHB-DQ100 and contains:
- the pstS gene encoding phosphate ABC transporter substrate-binding protein PstS — its product is MTLSRKALRRGAIALFVATAIALSPVLSAIAQSRATINGAGATFPALLYERYISEFKKKEPNITVNYQAIGSGGGIRQMLANVIDFGGSDAAMTDEDMAKVSRGVILVPTAGGAVTPIYNVPGVNSLKLSREVLPEIFAGRITKWNDQRIAKDNPGVNLPNSDIKTVVRADSSGTTFIFTNHLSAVSPYFKGRVGVGTAPKWTTNPLRGRGNPGVAALVQRTPGSIGYVEYSYAKKNNVAVAAVQNQKGDFLTPSIENTNKALSTVTFPANFRVFEGNPADGYPITGLTWMMVYKQYNDPQKSEAVKKWVEYVLTEGQNLNASLDFTRIPPDVAQRALQQVRSEVKP
- a CDS encoding biopolymer transporter ExbD — protein: MRFKNQHKGSQMPEVNLVPMMDVIMTILTFFIIVSMTLTNFQSVDATLPSSEKGANKEAPADPLVIGVTRTGQVEINQGTVTETQMAEQVVSYFQKNPKGTIVLKADKSLSYEQVVKTLGVLRDVGGDRVSLAIE
- a CDS encoding MotA/TolQ/ExbB proton channel family protein: MSNLYEVLAKGGPIMIPLVGLSVATFACAFERSTFWIPLLRTEAKLAHDVLEAAKYSLVDARTIAERSESPIGRFLLAPLKLNQPTPETFRLALETAGDEEFAKMRKGDKLLESTIAIAPLLGLLGTVTGLMITFANLNVGGGAASAESTTKAAAGIGEALTTTAGGMVVAIIALCIFRVSVTLQAKQIDYFSKVGSELELIYRQYWYEPAMNELARVEMAGRSQQTDSTGLPV
- the cobJ gene encoding precorrin-3B C(17)-methyltransferase — its product is MAALTSSTIAVIVLSQASIPIARQIVNTFPNATLYGLEHRTHGADRAFTQFGETVRELFSQGTAIVGICAAGILIRTVAPLLNNKWQEPPVLAIAEDGSAVVPLLGGLQGVNDLARQIAAIFEVAPAITTSGDIRFRTALLAPPKEYRLLNPDDAKTFLADLLAGATVKIEGDAPWLVESQLPIAPDARLTIKITEQGDGSAEPKGSAGRADCLVYQRTSIKRLAIVGTGPGSAEWMSPQVKEVLRSATDWIGYQTYLNLVEPLRTAQRLHVFDNREELERAALALDLAAEGRSVVMVSSGDPGIYAMAAAVFEVLERDQKPDWSAIDLQVCPGISAMQAAAAQVGAPLGHDFCAISLSDILKPWETIADRIAAAAQADFAIAFYNPVSKTRTWQLEKAKALLLNSRSPDTPIVLARNLGRPGQQTQVKKLGDLAIDDADMRTVILIGSSKTRVIDRADGGVWVYTPRRYD
- a CDS encoding precorrin-2 C(20)-methyltransferase — protein: MTGRLYGIGIGPGDPELLTMKAFRVLRSSSVVAYPMSDSGRKLARSIVAEYLRPEQIEVPMYFPFKLEESAQPYYDKAAETLAEHLEAGRDVAVLCEGDPFFFGSFMYLYNRLSDRFQTEVIPGVSCVMASPAILGTPLTYRNDVFMVVSAILPEEELASRLSVADAAAIIKLGKHFNKVVSVLKQLGLYDRAKYIERATMPDQRVVPIDQMNPAEVPYFSMIVIPSQWQP
- a CDS encoding precorrin-8X methylmutase, yielding MIDYIRNGDDIYRKSFAIIRAEARLDRLPADLAHVAVRLIHACGMTDLAEDIEASPDAVEVGRSALALGAPILCDAQMVANGVTRKRLPVDNQVVCTLNDSMVPELARSINNTRSAAALELWKPILGGAVVAIGNAPTALFRLLELLDEGAPKPALILGFPVGFVGAAESKAELAANSRGVPFITLHGRRGGSAIAAAAVNALAKQEEI
- the cobG gene encoding precorrin-3B synthase, which produces MSWLAASNPCPGLFYGTAAQDGTLIRIRVPGGCISRDQAIAIVEIADRWQTSRVQVTNRANLQFRALRSIPSPEVFSTLQSVGLASQNPHLDHLRNIMASPTAGIDPAELIDVRSLVQAIDTDLQNTPELIGLPPKFSIGIDGGGAIGIGARSKSAWQHRYNEIQLSAVTDDRFKLTLGSNRRFYETGVLIKKSDCVAAISALTQPYLAYVQQSQSQKKPRLRDLLKDWGIESYLERVPFQFEHDSDASISPARTRSAAELTQYLGIQPQRQPGRAYIGIALKLGWMTIAQLRGLIQLAETYGSGELRLTPWQSILLPDVAIDQTATVLDAIAALELSTDLINSTVVACAGKPGCAASETHTQAHALTLIDQLNHPVNIHVTGCPKRCAQPSPAEFTLLGTTVQGSEAYALFAGDRPLSDRPILASELSTIVELINTLHD